The following coding sequences lie in one Rutidosis leptorrhynchoides isolate AG116_Rl617_1_P2 chromosome 6, CSIRO_AGI_Rlap_v1, whole genome shotgun sequence genomic window:
- the LOC139853384 gene encoding pectin acetylesterase 10-like has translation MRTQYWTWVVKFVLVGLHIFGKLVNGYRYDETEFHYNTSEVISSLEASAAAAASAAAPNPLLVGLTLIQEAAAKGAVCLDGTLPGYHLHRGFESGANSWLIQLEGGGWCNTIRSCVYRKTTRRGSSNFFERQLAFTGILSNKAEENPDFFNWNRVKVRYCDGASFAGDSEDKANNLQFRGQKIWLAAMEDLMSKGMKNAEQALLSGCSAGGLASILHCDEFSSLFSGSTKVKCLADAGMFMDATDVSGGHTLRNMYQGVVSLQGVAKNLSPSCTNQLDETSCFFPQNIVSHIQTPMFILNAAYDSWQVVSSLCTASADPNGTWKACRNNPGNCSPSQMDFFQGFRNQMLNALKDFSTSKQNGLFVNSCFAHCQTERQDTWFADDSPFINNKPIALAVGDWYFDRASVKETDCPYPCDKSCHNLLFKA, from the exons ATGAGGACCCAATATTGGACATGGGTTGTGAAATTTGTACTAGTTGGATTACATATTTTTGGGAAATTAGTAAATGGATACAGGTATGATGAGACAGAGTTTCATTATAATACAAGTGAAGTGATTTCATCACTGGAAGcatctgctgctgctgctgcttctGCTGCTGCTCCTAATCCACTTCTTGTGGGTCTCACTCTTATTCAAGAAGCTGCAGCTAAAGGAGCTG TATGTTTGGATGGAACATTACCTGGTTATCATTTGCACCGTGGATTCGAGTCGGGTGCTAACAGTTGGCTCATTCAATTGGAG GGTGGAGGATGGTGTAATACAATTAGATCATGTGTTTATCGAAAAACAACAAGGCGTGGATCATCCAATTTTTTTGAGAGACAGTTGGCATTTACAGGAATTTTGAGCAATAAGGCTGAAGAAAATCCAG ATTTTTTCAACTGGAATCGAGTAAAGGTTCGTTATTGTGATGGTGCATCCTTCGCTGGGGATTCAGAAGATAAG GCAAATAACCTACAATTTAGAGGGCAGAAAATATGGTTGGCAGCAATGGAAGACTTGATGTCAAAAGGGATGAAAAATGCTGAACAG GCACTTCTTTCTGGGTGCTCAGCCGGTGGTCTGGCATCGATTTTACACTGTGACGAGTTCAGTTCGTTATTTTCTGGCAGCACCAAAGTCAAGTGTTTGGCTGATGCTGGAATGTTCATGGACGC GACCGATGTAAGTGGTGGACATACGCTACGGAACATGTATCAAGGTGTCGTTTCCTTGCAG GGGGTTGCAAAAAACTTGTCACCATCTTGCACAAACCAGCTTGATGAGACTTCG TGCTTTTTCCCTCAGAACATTGTTTCCCACATCCAAACACCTATGTTCATTCTCAATGCGGCCTATGATTCTTGGCAG GTCGTTTCGAGCTTATGTACCGCATCTGCCGATCCTAACGGTACTTGGAAGGCATGTCGGAACAACCCTGGGAATTGTTCGCCATCTCAGATGGATTTTTTTCAAG GTTTCAGAAACCAGATGTTAAACGCACTTAAAGATTTCTCGACATCTAAACAAAATGGATTGTTTGTGAACTCTTGTTTCGCGCATTGCCAAACAGAGAGGCAGGATACATGGTTTGCAGATGATTCTCCATTTATTAACAACAAG CCGATAGCATTGGCAGTGGGAGACTGGTATTTTGATCGAGCAAGCGTTAAAGAAACGGACTGCCCGTATCCATGTGATAAGAGCTGCCACAACCTGCTATTCAAAGCATGA